A region of Rhodoferax potami DNA encodes the following proteins:
- the rpoC gene encoding DNA-directed RNA polymerase subunit beta' encodes MKSLLDLFKQFTPDEHFDAIKIGMASPEKIRSWSFGEVKKPETINYRTFKPERDGLFCAKIFGPIKDYECLCGKYKRLKHRGVICEKCGVEVTQTKVRRERMGHIDLAAPCAHIWFLKSLPSRLGLVLDMTLRDIERVLYFEAYVVTDPGMTPLKKYSIMSEDDYDAKFQEYGDEFIAKMGAEGIKDLLESIDIDGSIEKLRNDLTGSELKIKKNAKRLKVLEAFKKSGIKPEWMVLDVLPVLPPDLRPLVPLDGGRFATSDLNDLYRRVINRNSRLRRLLELKAPEIIARNEKRMLQEAVDSLLDNGRRGKAMTGANKRALKSLADMIKGKSGRFRQNLLGKRVDYSGRSVITVGPTLKLHQCGLPKLMALELFKPFIFARLEAMGIATTIKAAKKEVESGTPVVWDILEEVIKEHPVMLNRAPTLHRLGIQAFEPILIEGKAIQLHPLVCAAFNADFDGDQMAVHVPLSVEAQMEARTLMLASNNVLFPANGEPSIVPSQDVVLGLYYTTRDRINGKGEGLVFADTGEVQRAFDAGQVELNARINVRLTEWTKNKETGEFVPETKLWETTAGRALLSEILPKGLPFANINKALKKKEISKLINVSFRKCGLKETVVFADKLLQSGFRLATKAGISICIDDMLVPQEKHDIIGRAQKEVKEIEQQYVSGLVTSGERYNKVVDIWGKSGDEVSKVMMAKLSKELVTDRHGNQVQQESFNSIYMMADSGARGSAAQIRQVAGMRGLMAKPDGSIIETPITANFREGLNVLEYFISTHGARKGLADTALKTANSGYLTRRLVDVTQDLVVTEQDCGTHGGYLMRAIVEGGEVIESLRDRILGRTAADDVLHPETRGVLLPAGSMLDEDEIEMLEAAGVDEVKVRTALTCETRFGICAKCYGRDLGRGGLINGGEAVGVIAAQSIGEPGTQLTMRTFHIGGAASRAAIASSVEAKSNGNIGFNATMRYVTNSKGELVVIARSGEIIIHDEHGRERERHKVPYGAVLTVKVDQSIKAGAILANWDPLTRPIITEFAGKAHFENVEEGLTVAKQVDEVTGLSTLVVIDPKRRGAAKVVRPQVKLIDASGHEVKIPGTDHSVTIGFPVGSLVQVRDGQDVGPGEVLARIPIEGQKTRDITGGLPRVAELFEARSPKDKGVLAEVTGTVSFGKETKGKVRLQITDPEGKVWEELVPKEKNILVHEGQVVNKGESVVDGPADPQDILRLLGSEELARYIVDEVQDVYRLQGVKINDKHIEVIVRQMLRRVVVENAGDSGYINGEQVERSEMLNTNDALRGEGKIPATFTNLLLGITKASLSTDSFISAASFQETTRVLTEAAIMGKRDELRGLKENVIVGRLIPAGTGLAYHEARKVRESMDDAERRAIAEAEAAELAGTADLAEDVAGADDTSAE; translated from the coding sequence ATGAAATCTTTACTCGACCTGTTCAAGCAGTTCACGCCCGATGAGCATTTTGATGCCATCAAGATCGGCATGGCGTCGCCTGAAAAGATCCGTTCCTGGTCTTTCGGCGAAGTTAAAAAACCTGAAACCATCAACTACCGCACTTTCAAGCCTGAGCGTGACGGTCTGTTTTGCGCCAAGATTTTCGGACCCATCAAAGACTATGAATGCTTGTGCGGTAAATACAAGCGCCTGAAGCACCGCGGTGTGATCTGCGAAAAATGCGGCGTTGAAGTCACACAGACCAAAGTGCGTCGTGAACGCATGGGTCACATTGACTTGGCGGCTCCTTGCGCACACATCTGGTTCTTGAAGTCTTTGCCTAGCCGTTTGGGCTTGGTGCTGGACATGACTTTGCGTGACATCGAGCGCGTGTTGTACTTTGAAGCATACGTGGTGACCGACCCCGGCATGACCCCGCTGAAGAAATACAGCATCATGTCTGAGGACGATTACGACGCAAAATTCCAAGAGTATGGCGATGAATTCATTGCCAAAATGGGCGCCGAGGGCATCAAGGACTTGCTGGAAAGCATCGACATCGACGGTTCCATCGAGAAGCTGCGCAACGACCTGACCGGCTCTGAGCTGAAGATCAAGAAGAACGCCAAGCGCCTCAAAGTGCTGGAAGCCTTCAAGAAGTCCGGCATCAAGCCTGAGTGGATGGTGTTGGACGTGTTGCCAGTTCTGCCACCGGACTTGCGTCCCTTGGTTCCCTTGGACGGCGGCCGCTTTGCGACCTCCGACTTGAACGACCTGTATCGCCGCGTGATCAACCGCAACAGCCGTCTGCGCCGTTTGCTGGAGTTGAAGGCCCCTGAAATCATTGCCCGCAACGAAAAGCGGATGCTGCAAGAAGCCGTGGACAGCTTGCTGGACAACGGCCGTCGCGGCAAGGCTATGACTGGCGCCAACAAGCGCGCCTTGAAGTCCTTGGCCGACATGATCAAGGGCAAGAGCGGCCGTTTCCGCCAGAACTTGCTGGGCAAGCGCGTGGATTACTCCGGTCGTTCCGTGATTACCGTGGGCCCAACGCTCAAACTGCACCAGTGCGGTCTGCCTAAGCTGATGGCCTTGGAATTGTTCAAGCCATTCATCTTCGCGCGCCTGGAAGCCATGGGCATTGCGACCACCATCAAGGCTGCCAAGAAAGAAGTTGAATCCGGCACCCCCGTGGTGTGGGACATTCTGGAAGAGGTCATCAAAGAGCACCCCGTGATGCTGAACCGTGCGCCAACGCTGCACCGTTTGGGTATCCAAGCTTTTGAGCCTATTCTGATTGAAGGCAAGGCTATCCAGTTGCACCCTCTCGTTTGCGCGGCCTTCAACGCCGACTTCGACGGTGACCAAATGGCTGTGCACGTACCGCTGTCGGTGGAAGCGCAGATGGAAGCCCGCACCTTGATGCTGGCCTCCAACAACGTGCTGTTCCCTGCCAACGGCGAACCTTCCATCGTTCCTTCGCAAGACGTGGTGTTGGGCTTGTACTACACCACCCGTGACCGTATCAACGGCAAGGGTGAGGGTCTGGTGTTTGCGGATACCGGTGAAGTCCAGCGCGCTTTCGACGCGGGCCAAGTGGAACTGAACGCACGTATCAACGTTCGTTTGACCGAATGGACCAAGAACAAGGAAACTGGCGAATTCGTGCCTGAAACTAAGCTGTGGGAAACCACCGCAGGTCGCGCCTTGTTGTCTGAAATCCTGCCCAAGGGACTGCCTTTCGCCAACATCAACAAAGCGTTGAAGAAGAAGGAAATTTCCAAGCTCATCAACGTGTCCTTCCGCAAGTGCGGACTGAAGGAAACCGTGGTGTTTGCCGACAAGCTGCTGCAAAGCGGTTTCCGTTTGGCAACGAAGGCAGGTATTTCTATCTGTATCGACGACATGTTGGTGCCACAGGAAAAGCACGACATCATCGGTCGCGCCCAGAAGGAAGTAAAAGAGATCGAACAGCAGTATGTGTCCGGTCTGGTGACTTCCGGTGAGCGCTACAACAAGGTGGTGGATATCTGGGGCAAGTCGGGTGACGAAGTGTCCAAGGTGATGATGGCCAAGTTGTCCAAGGAATTGGTCACCGATCGCCATGGCAACCAGGTACAACAGGAATCCTTCAACTCCATCTACATGATGGCCGACTCCGGTGCCCGCGGCTCTGCTGCCCAGATCCGTCAGGTGGCCGGTATGCGGGGTCTGATGGCCAAGCCTGATGGCTCCATTATTGAAACGCCTATTACCGCGAACTTCCGCGAAGGTCTGAACGTGTTGGAGTACTTCATCTCCACCCACGGTGCCCGTAAGGGTCTGGCCGATACCGCGTTGAAGACAGCGAACTCCGGTTACCTGACACGTCGTTTGGTCGATGTGACCCAGGATCTGGTTGTGACCGAGCAAGACTGCGGCACACACGGTGGGTACCTGATGCGCGCCATTGTTGAAGGCGGTGAAGTGATTGAATCCCTGCGCGATCGTATTCTCGGTCGTACCGCTGCGGATGATGTCTTGCACCCTGAAACACGTGGCGTGCTGTTGCCCGCGGGCTCCATGCTGGACGAAGACGAAATCGAAATGCTGGAAGCTGCTGGCGTCGACGAAGTCAAGGTCCGCACCGCTCTTACATGTGAAACCCGCTTTGGTATCTGTGCCAAGTGCTATGGACGTGACTTGGGTCGCGGTGGTTTGATCAACGGTGGCGAAGCGGTCGGCGTGATTGCAGCGCAGTCCATTGGTGAACCCGGTACTCAGCTGACCATGCGTACCTTCCACATCGGTGGTGCGGCATCCCGTGCGGCGATCGCCTCTAGCGTCGAAGCCAAATCTAACGGCAACATCGGCTTCAATGCAACGATGCGCTATGTGACCAACAGCAAGGGCGAGTTGGTGGTGATTGCTCGTTCCGGCGAAATCATCATTCACGATGAGCATGGCCGCGAGCGCGAACGCCACAAGGTTCCTTATGGTGCCGTGTTGACTGTCAAGGTAGATCAATCCATCAAGGCTGGCGCAATTCTGGCGAACTGGGATCCTTTGACACGCCCCATCATTACCGAGTTCGCGGGTAAGGCTCATTTCGAAAACGTCGAAGAAGGCCTGACCGTTGCAAAGCAGGTGGATGAGGTAACAGGCTTGTCGACTTTGGTGGTTATCGACCCCAAGCGCCGGGGCGCTGCCAAGGTAGTGCGTCCACAAGTGAAGCTGATCGATGCATCGGGTCACGAAGTGAAGATTCCCGGAACCGACCACTCCGTGACTATCGGTTTCCCTGTGGGATCATTGGTTCAGGTGCGTGACGGTCAGGACGTGGGCCCCGGCGAAGTGCTGGCCCGTATTCCTATCGAAGGTCAAAAGACCCGCGACATTACCGGTGGTCTGCCACGCGTGGCCGAACTGTTTGAAGCTCGTTCACCGAAAGACAAGGGTGTCTTGGCTGAAGTGACCGGTACCGTGTCTTTCGGTAAAGAAACCAAAGGCAAGGTTCGTTTGCAAATCACTGATCCAGAAGGCAAGGTCTGGGAAGAGCTCGTGCCCAAGGAAAAGAACATCTTGGTGCACGAAGGCCAGGTGGTCAACAAGGGTGAGTCGGTGGTGGACGGCCCAGCCGATCCGCAAGACATTCTGCGCTTGTTGGGCTCGGAAGAGTTGGCGCGTTACATCGTGGACGAAGTGCAAGACGTTTACCGTTTGCAAGGCGTGAAGATCAACGACAAGCACATCGAAGTGATTGTTCGTCAGATGTTGCGTCGTGTCGTCGTGGAAAACGCTGGCGATTCCGGCTACATCAATGGTGAGCAGGTGGAACGCTCTGAAATGCTCAACACCAACGACGCTTTGCGTGGCGAGGGCAAAATCCCTGCGACCTTCACCAACTTGCTTTTGGGTATTACCAAGGCATCGTTGTCGACAGACAGTTTCATTTCTGCGGCTTCGTTCCAGGAAACTACCCGTGTGTTGACCGAAGCTGCCATCATGGGCAAGCGCGACGAGCTGCGCGGACTGAAGGAAAACGTGATCGTCGGTCGCTTGATTCCTGCTGGTACTGGCTTGGCTTATCACGAAGCACGTAAAGTCCGTGAGTCCATGGATGATGCTGAACGGCGTGCTATTGCCGAAGCTGAGGCCGCTGAACTGGCTGGTACCGCTGACTTGGCAGAGGACGTGGCTGGTGCGGACGATACCTCTGCTGAGTAA
- the rpoB gene encoding DNA-directed RNA polymerase subunit beta: MAYTYTERKRIRKNFGSRDSVLEIPYLLQMQKDAYTAFLQADITPKKRTAEGLQAAFEAAFPIVSHNGFVEMKYLEYNLAKPAFDVRECQTRGLTYASAVRAKVQLIIYDRESSTGQNKVVKEVKEQEVYMGEVPLMTGKGSFIINGTERVIVSQLHRSPGVFFEHDKGKTHSSGKLLFSARIIPYRGSWLDFEFDPKDLLYFRVDRRRKMPVTILLKAIGLNNESILANFFVNDNFRLMDSGAQMEFVAERLRGEVARFDITDKSGKVIVAKDKRVTARHTRELEQSGTTHISVPEDFLIGRVVARNVVDGDTGEIVAKANEELTEALLKKLRTAGIQDLACIYTNELDQGAYISQTLRTDETVDEFAARVAIYRMMRPGEPPTEDAVQALFQRLFYNPDTYDLSRVGRMKFNAKMGRTESTGPMVLTNEDILAVVKILVDLRNGRGDVDDIDHLGNRRVRCVGELAENQYRTGLARIEKAVKERLGQAEQEPLMPHDLINSKPISAALKEFFGASQLSQFMDQTNPLAEITHKRRVSALGPGGLTRERAGFEVRDVHVTHYGRVCPIETPEGPNIGLINSLALYARLNEYGFIETPYRRVVDSKVTNDIDYLSAIEEGKYVIAQANAALDKEGTLTGDLVSAREKGESILVSADRVQYMDVSPAQIVSVAASLVPFLEHDDANRALMGANMSRQAVPVLRPEKPMVGTGIERVAAVDSGTVVTATRGGIVDYVDATRVVIRVNDAEAQAGEVGVDIYNLIKYQRSNQNTNIHQRPIVKKGDKLAKGDVIADGASTDLGEIAIGQNMLVAFMPWNGYNFEDSILISERVVAEDRYTSIHIEELVVMARDTKLGAEEITRDIPNLSEQQLNRLDESGIIYVGAEVLPGDTLVGKVTPKGETTLTPEEKLLRAIFGEKASDVKDTSLRVDQGSSGTVIDVQVFTREGIQRDRRAQQIIDDELKRFRLDLNDQLRIVEADAFDRIEKLLTGKVANGGPQKLAKGTKLDKAYLTSVEKFHWFDIRPADEEVASQLESIKNSLEQTRHSFDLAFEEKRKKLTQGDELPAGVLKMVKVYIAVKRRLQPGDKMAGRHGNKGVVSKITPVEDMPYLADGTPVDIVLNPLGVPSRMNIGQVLEVHLGWAGKGLGQRIGDMLQREAASTEIRGFLEQVYNSTGRKEDLAQLTDSEVQDMAKELITGVPFASPVFDGATEKEIGDMLQLAYPDDVAKAKGLTATRTQAQLYDGRSGDAFERTTTVGYMHYLKLHHLVDDKMHARSTGPYSLVTQQPLGGKAQFGGQRFGEMEVWALEAYGASYVLQEMLTVKSDDVQGRTKVYENIVKGEHSIEAGMPESFNVLVKEIRSLGIDIELDRS, from the coding sequence ATGGCTTACACATACACAGAACGCAAGCGAATTCGCAAAAACTTCGGTAGTCGCGATAGCGTGCTAGAGATCCCTTACCTGCTGCAAATGCAAAAAGACGCCTACACAGCGTTCTTGCAAGCAGATATCACACCGAAAAAGCGTACCGCCGAGGGCTTGCAAGCTGCCTTCGAAGCTGCTTTCCCGATCGTTTCGCACAACGGTTTCGTGGAAATGAAGTACCTCGAGTACAACTTGGCCAAGCCAGCTTTTGACGTTCGTGAATGCCAGACCCGTGGCTTGACCTATGCATCTGCGGTTCGTGCCAAAGTGCAACTGATCATTTATGACCGCGAGTCTTCGACCGGTCAGAACAAGGTGGTCAAGGAAGTCAAAGAGCAAGAGGTCTACATGGGCGAAGTGCCCCTGATGACTGGCAAGGGCTCTTTCATCATCAACGGTACTGAGCGCGTGATCGTGTCCCAGTTACATCGTTCCCCTGGCGTGTTCTTCGAACATGACAAGGGCAAGACCCACAGCTCGGGCAAATTGCTGTTCTCTGCGCGCATCATCCCGTACCGTGGTTCTTGGCTAGACTTTGAATTTGACCCCAAAGACTTGCTGTATTTCCGTGTGGACCGTCGCCGCAAAATGCCGGTCACGATCTTGCTCAAGGCCATCGGTCTGAACAATGAGTCCATCCTCGCCAACTTCTTTGTGAACGACAACTTCCGCTTGATGGACAGTGGCGCGCAAATGGAATTCGTGGCTGAGCGCTTGCGTGGCGAAGTCGCACGCTTTGACATCACAGATAAGTCGGGCAAGGTCATTGTTGCCAAGGACAAGCGCGTCACAGCACGTCACACCCGTGAACTGGAACAGTCCGGCACTACACACATCAGCGTCCCTGAAGACTTTTTGATTGGCCGCGTCGTCGCGCGCAATGTGGTCGACGGCGATACCGGCGAAATCGTGGCCAAGGCCAACGAAGAGCTTACAGAAGCACTCCTGAAGAAACTGCGCACTGCAGGTATTCAGGACTTGGCTTGCATCTACACCAACGAGTTGGACCAGGGCGCCTACATTTCGCAAACCCTGCGCACCGATGAAACGGTAGACGAGTTCGCAGCACGCGTGGCTATCTACCGCATGATGCGTCCCGGCGAGCCGCCCACAGAGGACGCAGTTCAGGCGCTGTTCCAGCGTTTGTTCTACAACCCCGATACCTACGATTTGTCTCGCGTGGGTCGTATGAAGTTCAACGCCAAGATGGGCCGCACGGAATCTACCGGCCCGATGGTGCTGACCAACGAAGACATCCTGGCTGTCGTCAAGATCTTGGTGGATCTGCGCAATGGCCGTGGTGACGTCGATGACATCGACCACTTGGGTAACCGCCGCGTACGTTGTGTGGGCGAATTGGCCGAGAACCAATACCGAACTGGTTTGGCGCGCATCGAAAAAGCGGTGAAAGAACGTTTGGGTCAGGCAGAGCAAGAGCCACTGATGCCGCATGACCTGATCAACAGCAAGCCGATTTCGGCAGCCTTGAAGGAATTCTTTGGCGCTTCGCAGCTGTCCCAGTTCATGGACCAGACCAACCCGCTGGCAGAAATCACCCACAAGCGCCGTGTATCGGCCCTTGGCCCTGGTGGTTTGACCCGCGAGCGAGCTGGCTTCGAAGTGCGAGACGTGCACGTGACCCACTATGGTCGCGTGTGTCCTATCGAAACTCCCGAAGGTCCAAACATCGGCCTGATCAACTCTTTGGCGCTGTACGCACGCCTGAACGAGTACGGTTTCATTGAAACCCCTTATCGCCGTGTGGTGGACAGCAAAGTCACCAATGACATCGACTACCTGTCTGCGATTGAAGAAGGCAAGTACGTTATTGCCCAGGCCAACGCGGCACTGGACAAGGAAGGTACGCTGACCGGCGACCTAGTGTCTGCACGTGAAAAGGGTGAATCCATTCTGGTGAGCGCTGACCGCGTTCAGTACATGGACGTGTCGCCTGCCCAGATCGTGTCGGTGGCTGCTTCTCTGGTTCCATTCCTGGAACACGATGACGCCAACCGCGCTTTGATGGGTGCCAACATGTCACGTCAAGCCGTGCCCGTTTTGCGTCCTGAAAAACCGATGGTGGGTACCGGTATCGAGCGCGTCGCCGCGGTCGACTCCGGCACTGTGGTGACAGCGACCCGTGGCGGTATCGTCGATTACGTCGATGCGACTCGAGTCGTGATCCGCGTAAACGATGCAGAAGCGCAAGCCGGTGAAGTCGGTGTGGATATCTACAACCTGATCAAGTATCAGCGTTCCAACCAGAACACCAACATCCATCAGCGCCCCATCGTGAAGAAGGGCGACAAGCTCGCCAAGGGCGACGTGATTGCCGACGGCGCATCGACTGACCTGGGTGAAATCGCCATTGGTCAGAACATGTTGGTCGCGTTTATGCCGTGGAACGGCTACAACTTCGAAGATTCGATCTTGATCAGCGAGCGCGTAGTGGCGGAAGACCGCTACACCTCCATCCACATCGAAGAACTCGTGGTGATGGCGCGTGACACCAAGTTGGGTGCGGAAGAAATTACGCGCGATATCCCCAACTTGAGCGAACAGCAGCTCAACCGTCTGGACGAGTCCGGCATCATTTATGTGGGTGCAGAAGTTCTGCCGGGCGACACCTTGGTTGGCAAGGTCACGCCCAAGGGCGAAACCACGCTCACTCCTGAAGAAAAGCTCTTGCGTGCGATCTTCGGCGAGAAGGCCAGCGACGTGAAGGACACTTCTCTGCGCGTGGATCAGGGCAGCTCCGGCACCGTCATCGACGTCCAAGTGTTCACCCGCGAAGGCATTCAGCGTGACCGTCGTGCACAGCAGATCATTGACGACGAGCTCAAGCGGTTCCGCCTCGACCTGAACGATCAGCTGCGTATCGTGGAAGCGGACGCATTTGACCGTATCGAAAAGTTGTTGACTGGCAAAGTCGCCAATGGCGGCCCGCAAAAGCTGGCCAAGGGCACCAAGCTCGACAAGGCTTACCTGACTTCTGTGGAGAAGTTCCACTGGTTTGACATCCGTCCTGCGGACGAAGAGGTGGCAAGCCAGCTCGAAAGCATCAAGAACTCCCTGGAGCAAACTCGCCACAGCTTCGACCTCGCTTTTGAAGAAAAGCGCAAGAAGTTGACGCAAGGCGACGAGCTGCCTGCAGGCGTGTTGAAGATGGTCAAGGTCTACATCGCGGTCAAGCGTCGCTTGCAGCCCGGTGACAAGATGGCCGGCCGTCACGGTAACAAGGGTGTGGTCTCCAAGATCACTCCTGTTGAAGACATGCCTTACCTCGCGGACGGTACACCGGTGGACATCGTGCTGAATCCTCTGGGCGTTCCATCGCGTATGAACATTGGTCAGGTGTTGGAAGTGCACTTGGGCTGGGCCGGCAAGGGCTTGGGTCAGCGCATTGGCGACATGCTGCAACGCGAAGCGGCCTCTACCGAGATCCGTGGTTTCCTGGAGCAGGTGTACAACAGCACCGGTCGCAAGGAAGACCTCGCTCAGTTGACGGACAGCGAAGTCCAAGACATGGCCAAAGAGCTGATTACCGGTGTGCCGTTCGCGTCACCCGTGTTTGATGGCGCTACCGAAAAAGAAATCGGTGACATGCTGCAGTTGGCGTATCCGGATGACGTGGCCAAGGCCAAGGGTTTGACCGCTACCCGCACACAAGCCCAACTGTATGACGGACGAAGTGGTGATGCTTTCGAGCGCACCACCACCGTCGGCTACATGCACTACCTGAAGCTGCACCACTTGGTGGACGACAAGATGCACGCCCGCTCTACCGGCCCATACAGCTTGGTGACCCAACAGCCGCTGGGCGGTAAGGCCCAGTTCGGTGGCCAGCGCTTCGGTGAAATGGAAGTGTGGGCGCTGGAAGCCTACGGTGCTTCTTACGTGCTGCAGGAAATGCTGACGGTCAAGTCCGATGACGTGCAAGGTCGTACCAAGGTGTACGAAAACATCGTCAAGGGCGAACACTCTATTGAAGCCGGCATGCCGGAATCGTTCAATGTGCTGGTCAAGGAAATCCGTTCCTTGGGCATCGACATTGAGCTGGATCGTTCTTAA
- the rplL gene encoding 50S ribosomal protein L7/L12: MAFDKDAFLTALDSMTVMELNDLVKAIEEKFGVSAAAMAAPAAAGGGAAAAAEEKTEFNVVLTDAGANKVSVIKAVREITGLGLKEAKDLVDGAPKAVKEGVSKADADAAKKKLEEAGAKVELK, encoded by the coding sequence ATGGCATTCGATAAAGACGCATTTTTGACCGCGCTGGACAGCATGACGGTCATGGAACTCAACGACCTGGTGAAAGCCATCGAAGAGAAATTTGGTGTGAGCGCTGCTGCTATGGCTGCTCCTGCTGCTGCTGGTGGCGGTGCCGCTGCTGCTGCAGAAGAGAAGACTGAATTCAACGTTGTCTTGACAGACGCTGGCGCGAACAAAGTGTCCGTCATCAAGGCAGTGCGCGAAATCACTGGTCTGGGCTTGAAAGAAGCCAAGGACCTGGTTGACGGCGCACCTAAGGCAGTCAAGGAAGGCGTGTCCAAGGCTGACGCTGACGCTGCTAAGAAGAAGCTGGAAGAAGCTGGCGCTAAGGTCGAACTCAAGTAA
- the rplJ gene encoding 50S ribosomal protein L10 yields the protein MSLNRSEKEAVISDVTGLAAKAQTLVIAEYRGITVADMTKLRNTARSAGVSLSVLKNTLARRAVAGSAFEIVSDQMTGPLIYGFSEDAVAAAKVVAEFAKTNDKLVIRAGAYGGKALDVNGVKQLASIPSKEVLLAQLLGLMQSPISRTARVLSALAEQRGAGAAEAAPAEAAAA from the coding sequence TTGAGTCTGAATCGCAGTGAGAAAGAAGCGGTCATCAGTGATGTGACCGGCCTCGCCGCTAAAGCTCAAACGCTCGTGATCGCGGAATACCGTGGCATCACGGTCGCTGACATGACCAAACTGCGTAACACAGCACGCAGCGCTGGTGTGAGTCTGAGTGTGTTGAAAAACACCTTGGCCCGCCGCGCCGTTGCTGGCAGCGCGTTTGAAATTGTGTCCGACCAGATGACCGGTCCTCTGATCTACGGCTTTTCCGAAGACGCAGTGGCTGCCGCTAAGGTGGTTGCCGAGTTCGCGAAAACCAACGACAAGTTGGTGATCCGTGCTGGTGCGTACGGCGGTAAGGCCCTGGACGTGAACGGCGTGAAGCAATTGGCAAGCATCCCTTCGAAGGAAGTGTTGTTGGCTCAGTTGTTGGGCTTGATGCAGTCCCCCATTTCCCGTACAGCACGTGTGTTGTCGGCATTGGCGGAACAGCGTGGCGCTGGCGCAGCAGAAGCTGCCCCCGCAGAGGCAGCTGCAGCGTAA
- the rplA gene encoding 50S ribosomal protein L1 — protein MSKLTKKQKTQVGKIDSLKLYALTDALALVKEFANAKFDESIDVAVQLGIDAKKSDQVVRGAVVLPNGTGKTKRVAVFAQGAKAEEAKAAGADVVGMDDLAAMVKAGDMPFDIVIAAPDAMRIVGTLGQILGPRGLMPNPKVGTVTPDVATAVKNAKAGQVQFRVDKAGIVHSTIGRRSFEAGQLQGNLAALVDALNKAKPASSKGLYLRKVAVSSTMGVGVRVDIQSIAA, from the coding sequence ATGTCCAAGCTGACTAAAAAACAAAAGACCCAAGTGGGCAAAATCGACAGCCTCAAGCTGTACGCATTGACTGATGCTTTGGCTTTGGTCAAGGAATTTGCTAACGCAAAGTTCGATGAGTCCATCGACGTTGCAGTGCAACTGGGGATTGATGCTAAGAAGTCTGATCAAGTAGTTCGCGGTGCTGTTGTGTTGCCTAACGGCACCGGCAAGACAAAGCGCGTTGCTGTGTTTGCTCAAGGTGCTAAGGCTGAAGAAGCTAAAGCCGCCGGTGCAGATGTGGTTGGTATGGACGACCTCGCCGCCATGGTGAAGGCTGGTGACATGCCTTTCGATATCGTGATTGCTGCTCCTGATGCGATGCGTATCGTGGGTACATTGGGTCAGATCCTTGGACCACGCGGTTTGATGCCTAACCCCAAGGTTGGCACAGTGACTCCAGACGTTGCTACAGCAGTGAAGAATGCAAAGGCTGGTCAAGTGCAGTTCCGCGTTGACAAGGCCGGTATCGTGCACAGCACCATCGGTCGTCGTTCGTTCGAAGCTGGCCAGTTGCAAGGTAACTTGGCCGCTTTGGTCGATGCTTTGAATAAAGCTAAGCCCGCATCTAGCAAGGGTCTGTACCTGCGTAAAGTGGCGGTGTCTTCCACGATGGGCGTTGGCGTTCGCGTCGACATCCAGTCTATCGCGGCGTAA
- the rplK gene encoding 50S ribosomal protein L11 codes for MAKKIVGFIKLQVPAGKANPSPPIGPALGQRGLNIMEFCKAFNAQTQGVEPGLPLPVVITAFADKSFTFVIKTPPATVLIKKAIKLDKGSARPHVDKVGKITRAQLEEIAKTKMKDMTAADLDAAVRTIAGSARSMGVNVEGV; via the coding sequence ATGGCAAAGAAGATTGTCGGCTTTATCAAGCTGCAAGTACCGGCCGGTAAGGCCAACCCATCCCCACCTATTGGCCCCGCATTGGGTCAACGTGGCCTGAACATCATGGAATTCTGCAAGGCATTCAATGCCCAGACCCAAGGTGTTGAGCCAGGTCTGCCACTGCCTGTGGTGATCACCGCATTTGCTGACAAGAGCTTCACTTTTGTTATCAAAACTCCACCTGCAACAGTCTTGATCAAAAAGGCTATCAAGTTGGACAAGGGTTCTGCCCGTCCCCACGTAGACAAGGTTGGCAAGATCACCCGCGCACAGCTGGAAGAAATCGCAAAGACCAAGATGAAGGACATGACTGCCGCCGACCTCGACGCTGCTGTTCGTACTATCGCTGGCTCTGCCCGTTCCATGGGCGTGAATGTGGAGGGCGTGTAA
- the nusG gene encoding transcription termination/antitermination protein NusG codes for MTDDVLVPAAEAAASAANPDLRWYVVHAYSGMEKAVERNILERIQRAGMQSKFGRILVPMEEVVEVKNGQKKTTERKFFPGYVLVEMVMDDDTWHLVKHTNKVTGFVGGAKNRPAPISESEVMKIVNQMQEGTDKPRHKIEFVVGEFVRVKEGPFTDFNGSVEDVNYEKSKVRVSVTIFGRSTPVELEFSQIEKT; via the coding sequence ATGACTGACGATGTGCTAGTTCCCGCTGCGGAAGCGGCTGCGTCTGCTGCCAATCCAGATTTGCGTTGGTACGTGGTTCATGCGTACTCCGGCATGGAGAAGGCCGTGGAGCGCAATATTTTGGAGCGTATCCAGCGCGCTGGCATGCAATCCAAGTTCGGTCGCATCCTGGTTCCCATGGAAGAGGTCGTCGAAGTCAAAAACGGCCAAAAGAAAACCACTGAGCGCAAGTTCTTTCCGGGCTACGTCTTGGTTGAGATGGTCATGGATGACGATACATGGCATTTGGTCAAGCACACGAACAAAGTTACAGGGTTTGTGGGTGGTGCTAAAAACCGCCCAGCGCCTATTTCTGAGTCTGAAGTGATGAAAATCGTCAATCAGATGCAAGAAGGTACTGACAAGCCCCGACACAAGATTGAGTTTGTGGTCGGTGAGTTTGTTCGGGTGAAGGAAGGTCCTTTTACCGACTTCAATGGTTCAGTGGAAGATGTGAACTACGAAAAGAGCAAGGTGCGCGTTTCGGTCACTATCTTTGGTCGCTCTACTCCGGTCGAACTGGAGTTTTCTCAAATCGAGAAGACCTGA